A genomic stretch from Puntigrus tetrazona isolate hp1 chromosome 6, ASM1883169v1, whole genome shotgun sequence includes:
- the tprg1 gene encoding tumor protein p63-regulated gene 1 protein, which yields MSEKDEETFKSVDLEQQTEKSPEPDIKPQESQSETKTDKPSTPSTEAKAESTPPAKTSAAKAKWAASAEQFKLKRFFVLRPGTLDHGIEDIKTLVNPTEDGAVQSVWLMAEVDHWNNEKERLVLITENTLLIFKYDFVMLNCEQIQKIPLNYIDRICSGTFCFPPRSLLTREGEGVRVFWDKLREPSFSSRWNPFSVDYPFSTFTYHPVKSANEQLGRLCDIQNFREQLTLAAQKAHSKNPIPGKANGVLVLNQPILIEAYVGLMSVIGNQNKLGYCLARGNIGF from the exons ATGTCGGAGAAAGATGAGGAGACGTTCAAGTCTGTGGACTTGGAGCAGCAAACCGAAAAGTCTCCGGAACCAGACATCAAGCCTCAAGAATCTcaaagtgaaacaaaaacagataaacCCAGCACTCCTTCTACAGAAGCCAAGGCAGAAAGCACCCCCCCTGCAAAAACGTCAGCCGCCAAAGCTAAATGGGCAGCATCTGCGGAACAGTTTAAACTGAAGAGATTTTTTGTCCTCAGG ccTGGAACACTGGACCACGGCATTGAGGATATTAAAACTCTGGTGAATCCTACAGAAGATGGTGCTGTCCAAAGTGTCTGGCTCATGGCTga ggttgaTCATTGGAACAACGAGAAAGAGCGCTTGGTGCTCATCACGGAGAACACCCTCCTCATCTTCAAATATGACTTTGTCATGCTAAACTGTGAGCAGATTCAAAAGATTCCACTCAACTATATCGACCGCATCTGCAGTGGTACCTTCTGCTTTCCACCACGTTCCCTCCTGAC GAGAGAAGGTGAGGGTGTGCGGGTGTTTTGGGACAAACTCAGAGAACCGTCTTTCTCTTCCCGTTGGAATCCTTTTTCTGTTGACTATCCTTTCAGCACATTCACCTATCACCCTGTCAAGAGTGCCAATGAGCAGCTGGGCCGTCTGTGTGAT ATTCAAAACTTCAGAGAGCAGCTGACTTTGGCAGCACAGAAAGCCCACAGCAAGAATCCTATACCTGGGAAAGCCAACGGGGTTCTTGTGCTGAATCAACCCATCCTAATTGAAGCCTACGTGGGTCTGATGTCTGTTATAGGCAACCAAAACAAGCTGGGCTATTGCTTAGCAAGAGGCAATATTGGTTTCTGA